One segment of Chelmon rostratus isolate fCheRos1 chromosome 17, fCheRos1.pri, whole genome shotgun sequence DNA contains the following:
- the raver1 gene encoding ribonucleoprotein PTB-binding 1 isoform X2, translating to MAAAVSVSTAARDESTDTGLSFASRPLHENYDLGVDHENWMPGERRHPELEPGGEDSTSERECQRRVDEDLTSLSPEEIENRLERTRREFYNRRKIIIKNLPSDVSNQEVHELLGNYDLKYCFVDKYKGTAFVTLLNGEQAQCAIKDFHQHVLRDREISVQLQPTDALLCIANLPCAFTQQQFEELVRPFGNLERCFLVYSTSTGHSKGYGFVEYMKKDSAARAKSELLGKQLGSRMLYVHWTEVGSLTYPLLHSKCLCVDRLPQSLLTAQDLRNALADTHAPVFCQLAQGQDGSFRRFAVLEFATAEMAEEAQRLIDGRLLGGTHIRVSFCAPGPPGRSMLAALIAAQTMAVNRGKGLLPDPTAMQILTGLNNPATLKMLLNPLSQGHKQGLLGAAPTMPLLANPALSAALLQMLLQNQAKAQQAGLIGENPLAALPVQQGVHLLGDLPQGGVVPGLGLQTDPLNPLKAMPLGRSLAREQESPTAACTFPQTSSPTLQGISMPLMGGMMGADGLTAQGVSILGDPPKDVNLPQSAFLSVNNVFPSGGSCRPHPYRRRPTLSNVSNQHTHQSIQPNYNLRYQDSYSPEYPPLHQDPLAHLYEQQENLDTGALAGFGQQLSRHPDYSERFSHFGYPPSPPLSYFSSGPEASSNVSLPTTHLNRAVGMPPVSHTANYPPGLGNPVKTPIGSHKRVFSRLIPSPEPSPEGSYVGQHSQGLGGHYADSYLKRKRIF from the exons ATGGCGGCCGCCGTGTCTGTTAGCACAGCTGCCAGAGATGAGAGCACAGACACAGGACTCAGTTTCGCCTCTCGTCCGCTTCATGAAAATTACGACCTCGGTGTGGATCATGAAAACTGGATGCCCGGAGAACGCCGACATCCCGAACTCGAACCCGGCGGAGAGGACTCAACATCGGAACGCGAGTGTCAGCGGAGGGTCGACGAGGACTTGACTTCATTGAGCCCCGAAGAAATAGAGAACCGCTTAGAGAGAACTCGCCGAGAGTTTTACAACCGTAGAAAAATTATCATAAAAAACCTGCCCTCCGACGTTAGCAATCAG GAGGTCCATGAGCTGTTGGGAAACTATGACTTGAAGTACTGCTTTGTTGACAAATACAAGGGCACAG CATTTGTGACACTGCTCAATGGGGAACAGGCACAGTGTGCCATCAAAGACTTCCATCAGCATGTACTACGGGACAGGGAGatctctgtgcagctgcagccaacAGACGCTCTTCTATGCATCGCCAACTTGCCCTGTGCTTTCAcccagcagcagtttgaggagTTGGTGCGACCCTTTGGTAACCTGGAGCGCTGCTTTCTGGTGTACAGCACCTCCACAGGGCATTCCAAGGGCTATGGCTTTGTGGAGTACATGAAGAAGGACTCTGCGGCCAGGGCCAAGTCAGAGCTGTTGGGAAAGCAGCTGGGCTCCCGCATGTTGTACGTCCACTGGACTGAGGTGGGCTCCCTCACATACCCACTGCTGCATTCTAAATGCCTGTGTGTGGACCGCCTGCCCCAGAGCCTGCTGACAGCCCAAGACCTCCGCAACGCCTTGGCTGACACCCATGCGCCAGTCTTCTGCCAG ttGGCTCAGGGACAAGATGGAAGTTTTCGGCGGTTTGCTGTGTTGGAGTTTGCCACAGCTGAGATGGCCGAGGAGGCACAGCGACTCATTGATGGCAGACTGCTGGGTGGGACACACATCAGGGTGTCCTTCTGTGCCCCTGGGCCTCCTGGAAGAAGCATGTTGGCTGCTCTGATTGCTGCCCAAACCATG GCTGTGAATAGGGGTAAAGGTCTCCTCCCTGATCCAACCGCCATGCAGATACTGACAGGCCTCAATAACCCTGCCACCCTCAAGATGCTGCTCAACCCACTGTCACAGGGACACAAACAAG GCCTCCTCGGGGCAGCCCCGACAATGCCCTTGCTGGCCAACCCTGCCCTCTCTGCCGCCCTGCTCCAGATGCTCCTACAGAACCAGGCAAAGGCCCAGCAG GCAGGACTCATTGGGGAGAATCCTCTGGCTGCTCTGCCTGTCCAGCAGGGAGTCCATCTGCTCGGAGACCTGCCCCAAG GTGGTGTCGTCCCGGGTCTTGGTCTTCAGACAGATCCTCTAAACCCCCTAAAGGCAATGCCACTTGGCAGATCACTGGCAAGGGAGCAGGAGTCCCCCACAGCAGCATGCACCTTCCCACAGACTTCCTCTCCCACCCTGCAGGGCATCTCCATGCCCCTGATGGGTGGCATGATGGGGGCAGATGGCCTCACAGCACAAGGG GTATCCATACTCGGAGATCCTCCCAAAGATGTGAACCTTCCCCAGAGTGCTTTCCTCAGTGTCAACAATGTTTTTCCCTCAG GAGGAAGCTGCAGACCTCACCCCTATAGGAGGAGGCCAACATTAAGTAATGTGTccaaccagcacacacaccagAGCATACAGCCAAATTACAACCTGCGCTACCAGGATTCCTACAGCCCAGAATATCCTCCCCTACACCAG GATCCCCTGGCCCACTTGTATGAACAGCAGGAGAACCTTGATACTGGGGCCTTGGCAGGATTTGGCCAGCAG ctctctcgTCACCCTGACTACAGTGAGCGGTTTTCCCACTTCGGTTACCCTCCCAGCCCACCCTTGTCTTACTTCAGCTCAGGGCCTGAGGCTTCCAGTAATGTCAGCCTCCCAACCACCCACCTCAACAGG GCTGTGGGAATGCCTCCTGTGAGTCACACCGCCAACTACCCTCCAGGCCTGGGGAATCCTGTGAAG ACTCCCATTGGTAGCCACAAGCGTGTGTTCTCCCGCCTGATCCCATCTCCGGAGCCAAGTCCTGAGGGCAGCTATGTGGGCCAGCACTCGCAGGGCCTTGGTGGCCATTATGCAGACTCCTACCTTAAGCGTAAGCGTATTTTCTAA
- the raver1 gene encoding ribonucleoprotein PTB-binding 1 isoform X1, translating to MAAAVSVSTAARDESTDTGLSFASRPLHENYDLGVDHENWMPGERRHPELEPGGEDSTSERECQRRVDEDLTSLSPEEIENRLERTRREFYNRRKIIIKNLPSDVSNQEVHELLGNYDLKYCFVDKYKGTAFVTLLNGEQAQCAIKDFHQHVLRDREISVQLQPTDALLCIANLPCAFTQQQFEELVRPFGNLERCFLVYSTSTGHSKGYGFVEYMKKDSAARAKSELLGKQLGSRMLYVHWTEVGSLTYPLLHSKCLCVDRLPQSLLTAQDLRNALADTHAPVFCQLAQGQDGSFRRFAVLEFATAEMAEEAQRLIDGRLLGGTHIRVSFCAPGPPGRSMLAALIAAQTMAVNRGKGLLPDPTAMQILTGLNNPATLKMLLNPLSQGHKQGLLGAAPTMPLLANPALSAALLQMLLQNQAKAQQQAGLIGENPLAALPVQQGVHLLGDLPQGGVVPGLGLQTDPLNPLKAMPLGRSLAREQESPTAACTFPQTSSPTLQGISMPLMGGMMGADGLTAQGVSILGDPPKDVNLPQSAFLSVNNVFPSGGSCRPHPYRRRPTLSNVSNQHTHQSIQPNYNLRYQDSYSPEYPPLHQDPLAHLYEQQENLDTGALAGFGQQLSRHPDYSERFSHFGYPPSPPLSYFSSGPEASSNVSLPTTHLNRAVGMPPVSHTANYPPGLGNPVKTPIGSHKRVFSRLIPSPEPSPEGSYVGQHSQGLGGHYADSYLKRKRIF from the exons ATGGCGGCCGCCGTGTCTGTTAGCACAGCTGCCAGAGATGAGAGCACAGACACAGGACTCAGTTTCGCCTCTCGTCCGCTTCATGAAAATTACGACCTCGGTGTGGATCATGAAAACTGGATGCCCGGAGAACGCCGACATCCCGAACTCGAACCCGGCGGAGAGGACTCAACATCGGAACGCGAGTGTCAGCGGAGGGTCGACGAGGACTTGACTTCATTGAGCCCCGAAGAAATAGAGAACCGCTTAGAGAGAACTCGCCGAGAGTTTTACAACCGTAGAAAAATTATCATAAAAAACCTGCCCTCCGACGTTAGCAATCAG GAGGTCCATGAGCTGTTGGGAAACTATGACTTGAAGTACTGCTTTGTTGACAAATACAAGGGCACAG CATTTGTGACACTGCTCAATGGGGAACAGGCACAGTGTGCCATCAAAGACTTCCATCAGCATGTACTACGGGACAGGGAGatctctgtgcagctgcagccaacAGACGCTCTTCTATGCATCGCCAACTTGCCCTGTGCTTTCAcccagcagcagtttgaggagTTGGTGCGACCCTTTGGTAACCTGGAGCGCTGCTTTCTGGTGTACAGCACCTCCACAGGGCATTCCAAGGGCTATGGCTTTGTGGAGTACATGAAGAAGGACTCTGCGGCCAGGGCCAAGTCAGAGCTGTTGGGAAAGCAGCTGGGCTCCCGCATGTTGTACGTCCACTGGACTGAGGTGGGCTCCCTCACATACCCACTGCTGCATTCTAAATGCCTGTGTGTGGACCGCCTGCCCCAGAGCCTGCTGACAGCCCAAGACCTCCGCAACGCCTTGGCTGACACCCATGCGCCAGTCTTCTGCCAG ttGGCTCAGGGACAAGATGGAAGTTTTCGGCGGTTTGCTGTGTTGGAGTTTGCCACAGCTGAGATGGCCGAGGAGGCACAGCGACTCATTGATGGCAGACTGCTGGGTGGGACACACATCAGGGTGTCCTTCTGTGCCCCTGGGCCTCCTGGAAGAAGCATGTTGGCTGCTCTGATTGCTGCCCAAACCATG GCTGTGAATAGGGGTAAAGGTCTCCTCCCTGATCCAACCGCCATGCAGATACTGACAGGCCTCAATAACCCTGCCACCCTCAAGATGCTGCTCAACCCACTGTCACAGGGACACAAACAAG GCCTCCTCGGGGCAGCCCCGACAATGCCCTTGCTGGCCAACCCTGCCCTCTCTGCCGCCCTGCTCCAGATGCTCCTACAGAACCAGGCAAAGGCCCAGCAG CAGGCAGGACTCATTGGGGAGAATCCTCTGGCTGCTCTGCCTGTCCAGCAGGGAGTCCATCTGCTCGGAGACCTGCCCCAAG GTGGTGTCGTCCCGGGTCTTGGTCTTCAGACAGATCCTCTAAACCCCCTAAAGGCAATGCCACTTGGCAGATCACTGGCAAGGGAGCAGGAGTCCCCCACAGCAGCATGCACCTTCCCACAGACTTCCTCTCCCACCCTGCAGGGCATCTCCATGCCCCTGATGGGTGGCATGATGGGGGCAGATGGCCTCACAGCACAAGGG GTATCCATACTCGGAGATCCTCCCAAAGATGTGAACCTTCCCCAGAGTGCTTTCCTCAGTGTCAACAATGTTTTTCCCTCAG GAGGAAGCTGCAGACCTCACCCCTATAGGAGGAGGCCAACATTAAGTAATGTGTccaaccagcacacacaccagAGCATACAGCCAAATTACAACCTGCGCTACCAGGATTCCTACAGCCCAGAATATCCTCCCCTACACCAG GATCCCCTGGCCCACTTGTATGAACAGCAGGAGAACCTTGATACTGGGGCCTTGGCAGGATTTGGCCAGCAG ctctctcgTCACCCTGACTACAGTGAGCGGTTTTCCCACTTCGGTTACCCTCCCAGCCCACCCTTGTCTTACTTCAGCTCAGGGCCTGAGGCTTCCAGTAATGTCAGCCTCCCAACCACCCACCTCAACAGG GCTGTGGGAATGCCTCCTGTGAGTCACACCGCCAACTACCCTCCAGGCCTGGGGAATCCTGTGAAG ACTCCCATTGGTAGCCACAAGCGTGTGTTCTCCCGCCTGATCCCATCTCCGGAGCCAAGTCCTGAGGGCAGCTATGTGGGCCAGCACTCGCAGGGCCTTGGTGGCCATTATGCAGACTCCTACCTTAAGCGTAAGCGTATTTTCTAA